The DNA region agtatttaatgatGCCATGGCTAGCGATAGTCATTTTGTCGGGGCTATGATGATTAAGAAGTCTAGAAGTGTGTTTGAGGGATTGAAGTCACTTGTGGATGTCGGAGGAGGCACCGGAACTTTGGCAAATGTCATAGCTCAAGAATTTCCTAACATAGAATGCATTGTGCTTGATCTTCCTCACGTTCTTGTTGATTCGAAAGATTTCAATAACTTGAAATATGTTTCAGGTGACATGTTCAATGAAATTCCTAGTGCAAATGCGGTATTATTGAAGGTACgggttattttttttaattttttttataaaagttgaAATTTTATTAATGAAATTTATATACTCGAATTTGTAAGTGTTAACTATCTCCTGATGAAAGTTTTAGCATAAAGATTATTAAAAACTGTAGGTAGGTGATGGGGAAGATAAGGGCTATTTATTAACATTAATTTATATGTTTCTTATTCTCAATTAAATACTGTTAATTttgcacaataataataatacgctAATGTTCATTACAATATGCATGTAATCAAGTGGATACTGCACGATTGGAACGATGAAGAATGTGTCAGAATACTAAAAAGATGCAAAGAAGCTGTTTCAAGTTATCATGGCAATGGCGGAAAGGTGATTGTCATAGACATGGTGATGGGAAATAAAAATGGCCTTGAAGCGATTGCGGGGTCGTCACATGATGATCAAGTTCAACTATTATTCGACATGGTGATGATGACTCTAACGAAGGGTAAAGAGAGAAATGAGAAAGAATGGTCCAGCCTGTTTTCATGTGCAGGGTTCAGCCATTATAAGATATACCCAATTTTGGGTGCGAGATCTGTGATTGAGGTTTACCCATGATTAATTAATTTATTAGCTAAAGATTTCGTGATGTTAGTTAATCATGCTCTTTATGATAAATAATGTTACTTTTTATTAAATCAATCCACATTGTACTCCTTGTTGCTTGCTGGTTTATATAATTTTTAAGTGGAAATTCTGTGTTTTTTTACTTATTAGGTATTACTCGGTCTGTCTATTTAATGGTAAATTTACACATTGAAGAATAGAATATCTAATTAAATAGATCATGTAAGTTTCTTATAATAATCTatattaaaaaatatttaaatatatatgtaaaatattcgATACGGAAAGAAATAAAAAATTACAATATTAGTAGAATATAATTAGGAACGGATTGTTCTTAACATCCTCAGTTCCTGACGCGGTTTCTAAAGTCAGGACCTTTCTAGAGGAATGAGATGTGATCGTTTTTTTGTCACCGATAGTTTTTTTCAATTGGAGCATTGGGAGAAAATGGATCAAGTCATTTTGTTCGGCGGGTtgtattttttgaattttttttgaaaattttcgtGTTTTTCATTTTTCACGGAAAATTTGTTTGGCAGTGAGTTTTCATTTTTAAATTTTCAGAAAATTTTCAAGAAATTTTCAAAAATTTGAGAGAATCAAATTTTTAATTTTCAAAGTACTCAAGGGATTGAAATGAAAGAAATGGAAATGTCAGTGGTCAAAGTGTAGTAATAACAAAAAAATGTCCCGAGCTCTCTCTCCTCCGGTCTATCTTGGTTCCGACGCTGGCGCCTGCCATTCCTCCCCTCACGACGACCGCCAGAGCTATCTCTCCTCCGAAAGGCGAGCAAAACCATGCCGCCCCCACTCGACACCGTTCCAATGGTCCGAGTTGACCAGATCCCGACGCCCTCAACACCGATTCATATCACGACGCCGCTGCCCTTCTCGACGCCTATCCAGTTCCCGACGCCATTGACGCCTTCAGATCAACACGCCTTCAGATCGATTATAATTAATTGTGGATTCGATTGAATTGAAATCAAAATTAAGGATTTGGGTTGATTAAAATTAGGGATTTTGATTAGGAGAACGAAATGAAAATTGTATACGGAAcaaaatttttgattttttttttttaaaatatgaataGTAAAATTGAAAAATTCTAAAGAAAAAAATGAGAATTGAAAACTCTCCACAACTAAACATGCCCTTAAAGTTGGTAAAATAATTAGGGGGATTTTAGTAATTTTCAAATTCACAAGATCAAAGTTTAGTTTGGAAATTTAGAAACTTTCTAAATGAGGGGCGAAGGCACATTGATTTTCAATTGAATACCCAAATTTGATTCAATGATTTTGGATTACATAAAGAAAGATAAGGAAATTTTAAGAATTGTGTTCCTGGAGAGTCGATTCCATGACTTTCAGGATAAGAGCACATTCGGATAACTACTAGGCCAACATGTCCCGATTAAATCAATAaaaactgaatatatatatatatatatatttacacatatggaCCATAAAAACAAAACACTAGTTGGTTTTGTGGCTTGACCCGCCCACACCCATACACTTCCTTTCTCCGTAACAAttaaaagatattcactcaatatacTAATTGATCGATCATCACCAAATCTCTctataaaaattaaaaaatcctATTTATTCAACATAATATATGACAATCAATCAATATTATAATCACAAATAAAAACCCAACTCATCATCGTTTATAAGATAAATTATTTATGAAGTGCTTTATCAAATTTAAAATAATTTCTCcttaaaaaattaattttttttataagtaTTTTATTTAAAGTGAAAAAATTATTTATCGATTATGTTTGAAaataatatattctaaaatatttctAAAAAAAATTTCATGTATCATTTTCAACACTTTCATTatattgttttttgtttttttctaATGACAATAAAATTTTTAACAATCCAAATAATAGAGTttgaaattttattattttcacacTTTCCATACAACTTCTTTAACGTATTTATAATAACgatttgaattttttttataattaataacgATTTTATAGTTGAAGGAGGTATGTACTCCATATGATATAGAAGAAGCCAATTAATAACGATTTTATAGTTAAAGGAGGAATTGACTATTCCTGAAATTGGTCCTCTTCCTTCGATTGATTTGAATTTGTCTCCCGTTGTTATATCCCGATTATTAATTCATTAGACATAAAACTTTAATTTATTATACGTGTATCATATAATAAGACACGTGATTAGAATTAAAATGATGTTATGACatgttataatttatattaaaaGTTAAATAGATATAGGgattaaattataatttattaaaCCTAAAAATATAtgtaatgaatgataaaaatatgaGGATGTTTTTAGATTTAAAAAAACTAAAACTTCTATAAACTTCCACCGTTCGGTGGATGCTATATACTCtaaaaataaattattaattaaaattaaaaaaaaaaaaaaagatagaggattttgaaaaagaaaagaagaagatgGTGTGAGGGAGTAAGGAGCAAATTCAAGGGATAGTATC from Rutidosis leptorrhynchoides isolate AG116_Rl617_1_P2 unplaced genomic scaffold, CSIRO_AGI_Rlap_v1 contig46, whole genome shotgun sequence includes:
- the LOC139883839 gene encoding trans-resveratrol di-O-methyltransferase-like; its protein translation is MKSTNYQVNDDELLEAHTHIWKHTFNFITSMSLKCAIELGIPDIIYKHGQPMTLPKLLSILPINPKKSDSVYRLMRNLVHSGFFTQQQVPNLTGDSTREDGYVLTSASYLLLKDNPFHVSPFSLMILDTNLMAPWQSKSTWLQNDDPTPYYTAHSKSLWELAGDEPRVNKVFNDAMASDSHFVGAMMIKKSRSVFEGLKSLVDVGGGTGTLANVIAQEFPNIECIVLDLPHVLVDSKDFNNLKYVSGDMFNEIPSANAVLLKWILHDWNDEECVRILKRCKEAVSSYHGNGGKVIVIDMVMGNKNGLEAIAGSSHDDQVQLLFDMVMMTLTKGKERNEKEWSSLFSCAGFSHYKIYPILGARSVIEVYP